Proteins encoded in a region of the Elizabethkingia bruuniana genome:
- a CDS encoding ABC-F family ATP-binding cassette domain-containing protein, giving the protein MLTVSNLSLQFGKRVLFDDVNIKFTKGNCYGIIGANGAGKSTFLKILSGKQEATTGNVSLEPGKRMSVLEQDHFAYDNFTVLETIMRGNKKLFDIKEEMDALYAKPDFSDEDGIKAGELGVVYDEMGGWTAETDAQTMLSNVGIKEDMHYKMMSELENQDKVRVLLAQALFGNPDVLILDEPTNDLDIDTIAWLEDFLAGYENTVIVVSHDRHFLDAVCTHIGDLDYSKLNLYTGNYSFWYQASQLATKQRAQANKKAEEKKKELQDFIARFSSNVAKAKQATARKKMIDKLNIEDIKPSSRRYPAIIFEQEREAGDQILEVKDLEKTKDGELLFSGINLNLKKGDKIAVLSKNSMAITEFMEIITGNDTADKGTFNWGVTTKQSYMPLDNTEFFKENISLVDWLRQFVQTDEERHEEYVRGFLGKMLFSGDEALKSSTVLSGGEKMRCMFSRMMLQKANILVLDEPTNHLDLESITTLNNTLENFKGTVLLSSHDHEMLQTVCNRIIELTPKGIIDRYMTYDEYLEDKKVKELREQYYA; this is encoded by the coding sequence ATGTTAACAGTTTCAAATTTATCTTTACAGTTCGGAAAAAGAGTACTTTTTGATGACGTCAATATAAAATTCACCAAAGGAAATTGCTATGGTATCATTGGTGCTAATGGTGCAGGTAAGTCTACTTTCCTGAAAATATTAAGCGGCAAACAGGAAGCCACAACAGGTAATGTATCTCTGGAACCAGGAAAGAGAATGTCGGTTCTGGAGCAGGATCACTTTGCTTACGACAACTTCACTGTACTGGAAACCATTATGCGTGGAAACAAAAAGTTATTTGACATCAAAGAAGAAATGGATGCTCTATATGCAAAACCGGATTTTTCTGATGAAGACGGGATTAAAGCAGGAGAACTAGGTGTTGTTTATGATGAAATGGGTGGATGGACTGCAGAAACCGATGCTCAAACCATGCTTTCTAATGTTGGGATTAAAGAGGACATGCATTATAAAATGATGTCTGAATTAGAAAACCAGGATAAAGTACGTGTTCTATTAGCGCAAGCACTTTTCGGAAATCCGGATGTTCTTATTCTGGATGAACCTACCAATGACTTAGACATCGACACTATCGCATGGTTAGAAGATTTCTTAGCAGGTTATGAGAATACCGTTATCGTTGTATCTCACGACCGTCACTTCTTAGATGCAGTTTGTACGCACATTGGAGATTTAGATTACTCTAAACTTAACCTTTATACAGGTAACTATAGCTTCTGGTATCAGGCATCACAGTTAGCAACAAAGCAAAGAGCTCAGGCTAATAAGAAAGCTGAAGAGAAGAAAAAAGAATTACAGGACTTCATCGCCCGATTCAGTTCTAACGTGGCAAAAGCTAAACAAGCGACAGCACGTAAGAAAATGATCGACAAGTTAAATATTGAAGATATTAAACCTTCTTCCAGAAGATATCCTGCAATTATCTTTGAACAAGAAAGAGAGGCGGGAGATCAGATCCTTGAGGTAAAAGATCTTGAAAAAACGAAAGATGGTGAGTTATTATTCTCCGGAATTAACCTAAATCTAAAGAAGGGTGATAAAATTGCCGTTCTTTCAAAAAACTCTATGGCTATTACTGAATTCATGGAGATTATTACAGGAAATGATACGGCTGACAAAGGTACATTCAACTGGGGTGTAACCACTAAGCAAAGTTATATGCCACTGGATAATACAGAGTTCTTTAAAGAAAACATAAGCCTTGTAGACTGGTTACGTCAGTTCGTTCAAACCGATGAAGAAAGACATGAGGAATATGTAAGAGGATTCTTAGGGAAAATGTTGTTCTCAGGTGATGAAGCATTAAAATCGTCAACGGTTCTTTCCGGGGGTGAAAAAATGCGTTGTATGTTTAGTAGAATGATGTTGCAGAAGGCTAATATCTTAGTTCTTGATGAGCCTACCAACCACTTGGATCTTGAAAGTATTACGACATTGAACAACACTTTGGAAAACTTCAAAGGCACTGTTCTACTTTCATCTCATGACCACGAAATGCTTCAGACAGTATGTAACCGTATTATTGAATTAACTCCGAAAGGAATTATAGATAGATACATGACTTATGACGAGTATCTTGAAGATAAAAAAGTTAAAGAACTGAGAGAGCAATATTACGCTTAA
- the ctlX gene encoding citrulline utilization hydrolase CtlX, with product MQSTDTILMIEPIAFGFNAQTAVNNYFQVNDESKDTQSEALREFNAFVDKLRSKGVNVITVKDTLDPHTPDSIFPNNWVSFHQDGTVILYPMFAENRRLERRNDILDQLSGKGLSIAAVKDYSVFEAENKFLEGTGSMILDRENKIAYGAISLRLDQEVFRKWCAEFGYKPVVFHSFQSVNGERLPIYHTNVMMCVGSDYAVICLDTIDDATERELVERTLTESHKEVIEISEEQMQNFAGNMLEVRNNDGHKFLVMSECAYKSLTSRQIQTIEAHAEILYSDLHTIEKNGGGSARCMMAEVFLPKK from the coding sequence ATGCAGTCAACTGATACGATTTTAATGATAGAGCCTATCGCATTTGGATTTAATGCACAAACGGCGGTAAATAATTATTTTCAGGTAAATGATGAATCCAAAGATACACAATCTGAAGCACTGAGAGAGTTTAATGCTTTTGTAGATAAGCTTAGAAGCAAAGGTGTAAATGTAATTACCGTAAAAGATACTTTGGACCCACATACTCCAGACTCTATATTCCCGAATAACTGGGTAAGCTTCCATCAGGATGGTACTGTCATTTTATACCCAATGTTTGCAGAGAACAGAAGGCTTGAACGCAGAAATGATATATTAGATCAATTGTCCGGAAAAGGACTTAGCATTGCTGCAGTTAAAGATTACTCAGTATTTGAAGCAGAAAACAAATTTTTAGAAGGAACAGGAAGTATGATTCTTGATCGTGAAAATAAGATTGCTTACGGAGCAATTTCATTACGTCTGGATCAAGAAGTTTTTAGAAAATGGTGTGCAGAATTTGGCTATAAGCCTGTAGTATTCCATTCTTTCCAGTCTGTAAACGGAGAGAGACTTCCGATCTATCATACCAATGTAATGATGTGTGTGGGAAGTGACTATGCTGTAATCTGTCTGGATACAATTGATGATGCGACAGAAAGAGAGCTGGTAGAGAGGACACTTACAGAAAGTCATAAAGAAGTAATTGAAATTTCTGAAGAACAAATGCAGAACTTTGCAGGTAATATGCTTGAAGTAAGAAATAATGATGGTCATAAATTTTTGGTAATGAGTGAATGTGCATATAAGAGTCTTACCTCAAGGCAAATTCAAACGATAGAAGCGCATGCTGAAATATTATACTCCGACCTTCATACCATAGAAAAGAATGGTGGTGGTAGTGCTCGTTGTATGATGGCTGAAGTTTTTCTTCCAAAAAAATAA
- the nadD gene encoding nicotinate (nicotinamide) nucleotide adenylyltransferase produces MKKVGLFFGSFNPIHIGHLILSNYILENTDLEEIWFVVSPQNPFKSKANLLDEYNRLEMVNLAVQSYSKLKASDIEFSLPRPSYTIDTLTYLHEKYPDHGFCLIMGEDNLESLPKWKNYEQLIANHELIVYPRVFAEKKNTDQYLQDVNIHLVKAPIVELSATEIRDMIKAGKNVRPMLPPEVFEYLEGSNFYK; encoded by the coding sequence ATGAAAAAAGTAGGCTTATTTTTTGGTTCTTTTAATCCTATCCATATTGGGCATCTTATTTTATCCAATTATATTCTGGAAAATACAGATCTGGAAGAAATATGGTTTGTTGTCAGCCCGCAGAATCCCTTTAAGTCTAAAGCCAATTTACTGGATGAATACAATCGCCTGGAAATGGTAAATCTTGCGGTACAAAGCTATTCAAAACTAAAGGCTTCGGATATTGAATTTAGCCTTCCCCGCCCCTCATATACGATAGACACTTTAACTTATCTCCACGAAAAATATCCGGATCACGGATTTTGTCTTATCATGGGAGAAGACAATCTGGAGAGTCTTCCTAAATGGAAAAATTACGAACAATTAATCGCTAATCATGAATTAATTGTTTATCCTCGAGTATTTGCAGAAAAGAAAAATACAGATCAGTATCTCCAAGATGTTAATATACATCTTGTAAAAGCTCCTATTGTAGAACTTTCTGCCACGGAAATAAGAGATATGATTAAGGCCGGTAAAAATGTACGTCCTATGTTACCACCAGAAGTTTTTGAATATCTGGAAGGAAGCAATTTTTATAAATAA
- a CDS encoding M48 family metallopeptidase, whose amino-acid sequence MKKIIAGALILGAFSMSNAQISLGKITDVAGKGLKALTFSNADAINLSKEAVEWMDKNNAVAGPKDPYTIRLNKLFGKHKTQDGLNLNYKVYKVKDINAFACADGSVRVFSSLMDIMTDDEILAVIGHEIGHVKNEDTKDAMKSAYMKAAALDAASATSKTVATLNESQLGKMANEMMDAAHSKKQESEADLYSYDFMKKNGYNVVAEYTAFKKLALLSEQGDKQSGFQKMFNSHPDSVKRADVIKKKAEKDGLWKDPGTITIPTTKLTK is encoded by the coding sequence ATGAAAAAAATTATTGCAGGCGCATTAATACTGGGCGCTTTTTCTATGTCAAATGCTCAGATTAGTTTGGGTAAAATCACAGATGTTGCAGGAAAGGGATTAAAAGCTCTAACTTTTAGTAATGCAGATGCTATTAATCTTTCCAAAGAAGCGGTAGAATGGATGGATAAAAATAATGCAGTAGCAGGACCAAAAGATCCATATACAATCAGACTGAACAAGCTTTTCGGAAAACATAAAACTCAAGATGGATTAAACCTGAATTATAAGGTTTATAAAGTAAAAGATATTAATGCTTTTGCTTGTGCAGACGGAAGTGTAAGAGTTTTTTCTTCTTTAATGGATATTATGACTGATGATGAAATCCTTGCAGTGATTGGTCACGAAATTGGTCACGTGAAGAATGAAGATACTAAAGATGCTATGAAGAGTGCATACATGAAGGCTGCTGCTCTTGATGCTGCATCTGCTACATCTAAAACAGTGGCAACTTTAAATGAAAGCCAGCTTGGTAAAATGGCTAACGAAATGATGGATGCTGCCCATAGTAAAAAACAAGAATCTGAGGCAGATCTTTATTCGTACGATTTTATGAAAAAGAATGGATATAATGTTGTAGCAGAGTATACCGCATTCAAAAAATTAGCATTGTTGTCCGAACAGGGAGATAAGCAAAGTGGTTTTCAGAAAATGTTTAACTCACATCCGGATAGTGTAAAGAGAGCTGATGTGATTAAGAAAAAGGCTGAAAAAGACGGGTTATGGAAAGATCCGGGGACAATTACAATTCCGACAACAAAACTGACAAAATAA
- a CDS encoding DUF3817 domain-containing protein, translating to MEFINRYFSKYPEETIIRWFKNICIAEAVSCFLLYCIAMVWKRYDPDGLLSTIFIIIVGNIHGLFFTLYLLLCLPSRKIYNWDDEDFVFALLAALFPFATIWVDKSLAKKNREE from the coding sequence ATGGAATTTATCAATCGCTATTTCAGTAAATACCCCGAAGAAACAATTATCAGATGGTTTAAAAACATTTGTATTGCAGAGGCTGTCTCATGTTTTCTGCTTTATTGTATAGCCATGGTATGGAAGCGTTATGATCCGGACGGATTATTATCCACAATTTTCATTATTATTGTTGGTAACATTCACGGTCTATTTTTTACACTATACTTACTCTTATGTCTTCCATCCAGAAAAATTTATAACTGGGATGATGAAGATTTTGTTTTTGCACTTTTAGCTGCTCTATTCCCTTTCGCAACCATTTGGGTAGACAAATCTCTGGCGAAAAAAAACAGAGAAGAATAA
- a CDS encoding outer membrane beta-barrel family protein encodes MKRLIFSIGILGGILVTAQQSKKDTATTKKIEEVTLTKKVFQKKTDRFVYDVAASPVAKGNTALNLLKETPLVSTTDDKTLKIAGKSNAIIFINGRKTQMDADALAAFLKNTPAENIQKIEVITMPGSEYQVESSDGIINIILKKRADNGLNGNLRMTNNQGRFNNPGAGVSVNYRKDKLGISSSFNTSDWTQYQTYLLRNGNERSTNQSEGSVNDPNKNYGGYLNIDYALTDNSNLALSYNTWYNKSFASTSDLFNTVKFLDDKNNWQSRYNWTKSYENAQSYNNSVNLNYELKTDSLGSKLNVNAAYLNYHRGQNSTNTTINANQNGDIIYRNPGTPDIMTNIVQSTPQMINNFSGMVDYVQKFKNDFTLSVGGNYNHTKTDNDTKSYTDNWNAESNKYDRVYNPNHFIYTEKIYGFYLTLDKKFSDKFSGKVGARYEITNSVGESSNAADPSLSNIKRDYNNFLPYLSLNYAINKNNNISYAFSSRMRRPSFWELNPVRTYLTQYNYIQNNPFVKASSTYNQELTYMYKNSYYFIVSHSFYKDVITQVPLQRERTVKVTKFDKDNNPIIDPETGKYDTYSTNINELRYIRTNFGNKQELNFTVGMQKSFFKGYWTTTLNVGVLVNINKGYLDTDPLNGDKFIPYVNNVNSTSLNLQANNNIRLDKAKTWYAGVNYWFVDKQQIELGQLGALGSLDLSLKKIWGDWTFMATVYDVLDTNKVIINDPKLNGSFNYVNNYMYRRQLDLSITYNFGNKKVKKVRDIEAATDAIKNRTK; translated from the coding sequence ATGAAACGATTAATCTTCTCTATAGGAATTCTGGGGGGTATCCTGGTAACAGCACAGCAATCTAAAAAAGATACAGCCACCACAAAAAAAATTGAGGAAGTAACACTTACAAAGAAAGTCTTTCAGAAAAAAACAGACAGATTTGTATACGACGTAGCAGCATCTCCTGTAGCAAAAGGAAATACAGCACTTAATCTTTTAAAAGAAACACCTTTAGTTTCTACAACAGATGATAAAACACTAAAAATTGCTGGTAAGTCTAACGCCATCATTTTTATCAACGGAAGAAAAACTCAAATGGATGCAGATGCTCTTGCAGCATTTTTGAAAAATACTCCAGCAGAGAATATCCAGAAAATAGAAGTTATTACCATGCCCGGTAGTGAATATCAGGTAGAATCTTCAGACGGAATTATCAACATTATTCTTAAAAAAAGGGCTGATAATGGCCTGAATGGAAACCTGAGAATGACAAATAATCAGGGACGTTTCAATAATCCCGGAGCAGGAGTTTCTGTTAATTACAGAAAAGATAAATTGGGTATAAGCTCTAGTTTTAATACAAGTGACTGGACACAATATCAGACTTATTTATTAAGAAATGGTAACGAACGTTCAACAAACCAATCAGAAGGTTCTGTTAATGATCCGAATAAAAACTACGGAGGTTATTTGAATATTGACTATGCGTTAACTGACAACAGTAACTTAGCTTTAAGCTATAATACCTGGTATAATAAAAGTTTTGCATCTACATCTGATTTATTCAATACCGTGAAATTCTTAGATGACAAGAACAACTGGCAAAGCAGATATAACTGGACTAAAAGCTATGAAAATGCACAGTCTTACAATAACTCTGTCAATCTGAATTATGAGTTAAAAACAGATTCTTTAGGAAGTAAATTAAATGTGAACGCTGCCTACCTTAATTACCACAGAGGCCAGAATAGCACCAACACAACAATAAATGCCAATCAAAATGGAGACATCATTTACAGAAATCCTGGCACACCAGATATAATGACCAATATTGTGCAAAGCACGCCTCAGATGATCAATAATTTTTCAGGAATGGTGGACTATGTACAAAAGTTTAAGAATGATTTTACACTAAGTGTCGGTGGAAATTACAATCACACCAAAACAGATAACGATACAAAATCCTATACAGACAACTGGAATGCAGAATCTAATAAATATGACAGAGTATATAACCCTAATCATTTTATTTACACTGAAAAGATCTATGGATTCTATCTGACATTAGATAAAAAATTCTCAGATAAGTTTAGTGGAAAAGTTGGTGCCCGCTATGAAATAACCAATAGTGTTGGAGAATCATCGAATGCTGCAGATCCAAGTTTGAGCAATATCAAAAGAGATTACAACAACTTCCTACCATATCTAAGCTTAAATTATGCTATTAACAAGAATAATAATATTTCTTACGCATTTTCCAGCAGAATGAGAAGACCTTCTTTCTGGGAACTAAATCCTGTTAGAACCTATTTGACACAATATAACTATATTCAGAATAATCCATTTGTAAAGGCATCATCGACTTACAATCAAGAGCTGACTTATATGTACAAAAACTCTTATTATTTTATTGTAAGTCATAGTTTCTACAAAGATGTTATTACACAGGTTCCTTTACAGAGAGAACGAACAGTAAAGGTGACTAAGTTTGATAAAGATAATAACCCAATAATAGATCCAGAAACTGGTAAATATGATACTTATTCTACTAACATTAATGAGCTTCGCTACATTCGCACCAATTTTGGAAATAAACAAGAGCTTAATTTCACAGTAGGAATGCAAAAGAGCTTTTTTAAAGGTTATTGGACAACAACCCTTAATGTAGGTGTTCTGGTTAATATTAATAAGGGATACTTGGATACGGATCCGCTAAATGGTGATAAGTTCATTCCTTACGTTAATAATGTAAATTCCACAAGTTTAAATCTTCAAGCCAATAACAATATTCGTCTGGATAAAGCTAAAACGTGGTATGCAGGTGTTAATTACTGGTTTGTAGATAAGCAACAAATAGAATTAGGACAACTAGGTGCATTAGGAAGCCTAGACCTTAGTTTGAAAAAAATATGGGGAGACTGGACGTTCATGGCTACTGTATATGATGTATTAGATACAAATAAAGTAATCATTAACGATCCAAAACTTAACGGAAGTTTCAATTATGTTAACAATTATATGTACAGACGCCAGCTAGACTTATCCATCACTTATAATTTCGGAAATAAAAAAGTCAAAAAAGTGCGTGATATAGAAGCTGCTACTGATGCTATAAAAAACAGAACAAAATAA
- the recJ gene encoding single-stranded-DNA-specific exonuclease RecJ, with translation MMQRWIYKPTPSEDLIDSISSSLGFGSLASKILVMRGVDSYQKAREFFKPKASDIHNPFLMADMQKAVERIATAIENGEKILVFGDYDVDGTTAVALMYLYLSKICDKKYLDFYIPDRNLEGYGVSTEGIDYAKENGFSLIIALDCGIKSADKVDYANSLGIDFIICDHHLPGDEIPKAAAVLDPKRKDCEYPYKDLSGCGVGYKLCQALNTIYKISDHELQDLTDLLAISIAADIVPITGENRVFAKMGLNKLRKTKRQGLKILIPYEKLQNFTISNIVFEIAPKINAAGRISHGKAAVELMIAENAKQAHLIADQIVNLNDERKELDSNMTQQAIDQVIETKQEETFSTIVYQSEWNKGVIGIVASRLIELYYKPTLVFTDGTNGEMVASARSVADFDLHNALDVCSDLFLKFGGHRAAAGLSMEKKHFEAFKTKFEETVKNSIKEHQKTPSIEIDAEISLNDLTNDFFQFHRWLAPFGPENMKPVLVIKNARVSGHVRKIGKQSSHLKFNIVQDSSRKGIECLAFKMGEHATDFKTKTFDIAFTIEENHWKDNLTYYLNVRDVIFH, from the coding sequence ATGATGCAACGATGGATCTACAAACCGACACCTTCCGAAGACTTAATAGATAGTATCAGCTCTTCGCTGGGATTTGGTTCTTTAGCATCCAAAATTCTGGTTATGCGGGGAGTAGATTCCTACCAGAAAGCCAGAGAATTCTTCAAGCCAAAAGCTTCCGATATACACAATCCTTTTCTGATGGCAGATATGCAAAAAGCAGTGGAGAGAATTGCCACGGCTATCGAAAACGGAGAAAAAATATTAGTCTTTGGAGATTATGATGTAGATGGTACAACTGCCGTTGCATTAATGTACCTGTACCTTAGCAAAATCTGCGACAAGAAATATTTAGATTTTTATATTCCTGACAGAAATCTGGAGGGTTATGGTGTTTCCACTGAGGGGATTGATTATGCAAAAGAAAATGGCTTTTCATTAATTATCGCATTAGACTGTGGAATCAAGTCTGCAGACAAAGTTGACTACGCTAATAGTCTGGGAATTGACTTTATAATTTGTGACCACCACCTTCCCGGTGATGAGATTCCGAAAGCAGCGGCGGTTCTTGATCCTAAAAGAAAAGACTGTGAATATCCTTATAAGGATCTTAGCGGCTGCGGTGTTGGCTATAAACTTTGCCAGGCACTGAATACCATCTATAAAATTTCGGACCACGAATTACAAGATCTAACCGATCTTTTGGCGATAAGTATTGCTGCAGATATTGTTCCTATCACTGGTGAAAACAGAGTATTCGCCAAAATGGGGCTCAATAAACTGCGTAAAACAAAAAGACAGGGATTAAAGATTTTAATTCCTTACGAAAAGCTTCAGAACTTCACAATCTCGAATATTGTTTTTGAAATTGCTCCTAAAATAAATGCTGCAGGCAGAATTTCTCACGGGAAAGCTGCTGTAGAGCTAATGATTGCAGAAAATGCTAAACAAGCCCACCTCATTGCTGATCAGATTGTTAATCTAAACGATGAGAGAAAGGAATTGGACAGTAATATGACTCAGCAGGCTATAGATCAGGTTATTGAGACAAAACAAGAGGAAACATTCAGTACAATTGTTTATCAGTCTGAATGGAATAAAGGTGTAATTGGTATTGTTGCATCCAGACTAATTGAATTATATTACAAGCCCACTTTGGTATTTACCGATGGGACTAATGGTGAAATGGTAGCTTCTGCTCGTTCTGTAGCAGACTTCGATCTTCACAATGCATTAGATGTATGTTCCGATTTATTTTTAAAATTTGGAGGACACCGTGCTGCAGCAGGACTGTCTATGGAGAAAAAGCATTTTGAAGCATTTAAAACAAAGTTCGAAGAGACTGTAAAGAACTCTATAAAGGAACATCAGAAAACGCCAAGTATTGAAATTGATGCTGAAATTTCTCTGAACGATTTAACTAATGATTTTTTCCAGTTCCACCGATGGCTGGCTCCTTTTGGTCCTGAAAATATGAAGCCTGTTTTGGTAATAAAAAATGCCCGAGTAAGTGGTCATGTAAGGAAAATTGGAAAGCAAAGTTCTCATTTGAAATTTAATATTGTTCAGGATTCTTCCAGAAAAGGAATAGAATGCTTAGCCTTCAAAATGGGGGAACATGCCACCGACTTCAAAACCAAAACTTTTGATATTGCATTTACTATTGAAGAGAATCACTGGAAAGATAATCTTACTTACTATCTCAATGTAAGAGATGTTATTTTCCATTAA